TATTATGCGCTCAACACCACCCTCCTGTGGCTTCCACATGAACTGCACCTTAAACAACAACTTCACGCATATCATGACAGTTGTCAGGTCTAAAATATCTGACTTAAAAGTgttttaaactaaataaaaatactttgaaGTACATCAAAAAGTTCCAGAGACATTATAATGACTACCTAATAATTCCTGAAATGAAATCTATAAGAGAAGTTCAAAGGACAAAGTCTGCAGACTTTTTAAGGGGTCCCTAACATGCTTTTTTTGTCGATGGCCATTATTTAAGGTTGAATTTAAATAATACTTCAAGATAAGTGcccaaataaatcaaatgataACTGATTTATGATAATtactagtgatgggacgttctgtatcgaggcttcggagcgtgtgtcgagtaatggagggggcgtttccgcgaagcgcgtatcgaggcttgcttcatttatgggaggagctgaaaatgatgacgtccgaagcctcgctgcccggctgtaccacgtgactggttcatgaagcggttcgaactttgccgcaaataatcattttccatactgccagcataaatatacacagtatactgccatcactacaatatacatgttttacacactccttttgttgttgacatttacaggctgtgtgcaaaatgccacactcttcaaattcatgccagctaattatttttacgtccagtaggtgtcctgctagagcaaatgaagcttcatgaagcttcgcgttggggtgaaccaattggatgaaaagctccagtgcttcatggggcttcatctgcccatcactaataATTACTTTATTAACAGATGTCTTTGAGCCAGTGTTTCCTTAGGACTTTTCTTATTTATGATTTCTTGTGTCTAGTTAGATCTCCCAACTGCCCACCCCATCTCACAATATCACAATATCAACAGCTCCCTCTAGTTCAGTAGCTCTTTATTCGATTATCTTTGTTTGCTGAAATCTAGTGGATCAAGCCAGGCATATAAACTAGTAACACGGAAGTGACGTTACGTGGTTTTTCGAAACAAACcacctgttttttcttattaaagCCGGatgtcacagaggctgagcCAGTGTAATGCGTCTGTATAAGCGCTACTAAACCGCAGAGCCTCGTctttttgaaaacgcatcttTCTTTGAGATTTTTAGTCGTAGGCCTATCTGTTGCAGTTAAATTGTTATAAtgcaatattttattgtgaaaaacaaCGAGGTGAGGCGTGATGAACCACAATATCCCAGTGGAATAGAAGTTAAGGTGTTTATAAGTCCTTTCTGTGCATGAGAGGCTTTAAGGTACGAGTCCGCATCGTCTGCATGATTGTGAGTGAAGATTCTTTGCTGAGCTCAGCTTTTCTTATCGTCTCGTTTACCATGACCCTTGTTTTTTATAGATTGAGTACTCAGCACGTGCGAGTTTTCTGTATTACAGTTTTATGATTCCTAAATTTTGAGCGCAAACGCAGCTTCTTAAGAGATTTCAGAGAAGTAATGTATCTCTTCACCTGAAAAAGCTTCCCAAACTCTGCAGCTGAAGCTCTTTATGTGACGTAAGTGCATTTGTTTGCATAGATTAGCCCTCATGCAATATGAATATATTTTGACTTTTGTGAAGTGTTTTAACGTTACGCACATTTTCTTGCAGCAATTGAAGCTGCTGATAATTATCAGGCATGTccctttcagtttctttttgtaTCAGCTTGCAAAAACTGTGTTGGCTGGCTTAACGTTCCTAATCTTTAACTCCTGACTGTCCATTTCAACATCACTTAATAACAAAGCTGCGAGACTTTCTTGTAgattttaagtgtgtgtgtgtgtgtgtgtgtgtgtgtgtgtgtgtgtgtgtgtgtgtgtgtgtgtgtgtgtgtgtgtgtgtgtgagacagagagagagagagaaagggggggagcGACAACTGAGTACTGTACATCACACAGAACGAGAGACAGAGGAATCTATTCTGACATACAGCTTTTGAGGCACTGCAGCGCTTTtatcttctctctgtgttttgactttttgttttggttcaaCAGAACACGAATATGAGTACAGATGGTCTGGATGTGAACAGTGGAATTGACTATGACCCTAACATTAACTATCACTATCAGATGAGCCTTTTGTGAAAAGAGGCAGTGAGGCAGTGTGGGTGGCACTGATGTATTTTCTTCTGTCCTGTTTATGTCTCCACAGTATATGGACATGGCACAGCTGCATGTGGAAACCGACGGAATCTTAAAGTCTGATGACTATTTGGAATATGGCCAGAACAACACCCgtgattatgattatgattaCGATGCAGCGAATACAGTGAATAACACtacagtgtttacagtgtttaaCAGCACAGTGGATAATGTTCCTGTGGAAAGAGGCAGTGAGGCAGTGTGGGTCCCTGCTCTGTATGCTGTAGTGTTTTTTGTTGGAATCCTGGGAAATATTATTCTCCTGAGAGTTCTGGTTCAAAAAAGGAGACAGTGGAGCCTATCGGACACCTTTATTCTCCACCTGAGTTTTATGGACATCCTCCTCCTGTTGATGCTGCCCTTCTGGGCTGCACAGACAACTCAGCTTTGTGACTCGTTTTGGGGGATTTTCAGCCGGGTCTTTGGGGTCGTTTTCAAGGTAAGGACCAGATGTTGTGTGAAACAGAGACTGAAAGtgaaaacaagacattttcagtgaagctgtgagaAAGCTGAACAGAGTCATTGTACTCAACAGGATGACACGTGACATCCACTGagtatttaaaatttatatgGAAGAGAACAAGCTTAGAACAGCAGTTTAGAGTAGGACAGATGTGAAAGGGAAGAAATGAAGTGTAATTTTTATAGATGTTAGAGGTTTGTGTCTTACGCTAAAAGTTCTCCCTGTCTTCTTCTAGCTCAACTACTATTGTGGGATCTTTCTGCTGGTTTGCATCAGTCTTCAAAACTACCTCTCTGTCATCCGTGACATCCAGTTATATTCCCACGGGAGGCACTGGTTAGTTCACATCAGCTGCCTGTTAGTCTGGCTTATCTCTGTCCTCCTCACTGCACCTGACTGGATTTTCCTGGTGGGTAAAAATAATTACACAGAAGTTAATACTTGTGTTAATATCTACCCTCAATCTGGAACTGACTGGCAGTTGTGGTCACGCCTGCTCCACCACATATTTGGCTTGGTGCTACCTGGACTCATGTTGATGATCTTTTGCTCACATATGCTACGGCGGCAGTGCAGCTGTAATGGCCTCCCAATCCCGAGAAATGTCACCGTCATCCTGTCTCTGGTGGTCGTATTCTGTCTGTGTTGGATGCCGTACAACTTCATACTTGTTTTGGACACTCTCCAGAACAGACTTCGGGATCCTCCTAATGATTCACAGGAAGGTTCTGAAAGTTCACTAAAAACCCTTCTCACGGTCACCTCTGCGTTAGGCTGCCTTCACGCCAGCCTGAGGCCTCTGCTGTATCTCGGCCTGTGTGGAAACTTCAGGCAACACTTACTGGCCATGCTGAGATGTAGTAAAACTGAACCAAAAGGCTCACTCTGGGATCTTGGTGTAGGCCAGAGACAGCAGCCTGATCACGGTCAGGATCAACAGGAAGAGCTGGAACGGATGATGGCTGTAGAGAATCTGTTAGCTTAGTGAAGATGAACAGATTTTGACTCAGATGTAAGTAGAACAACTTTACACTCCTGAGAGGAAGTGAATTCAGTTTCATGTCATGAGTTCAAGGGCTGGAGGATGTTATTCTGTGTAACTGACAAAcagatgtttatatataaaaatgactCTCACATTCCACACATGCATCATAGTGACATATGCTCACCCAAAAGGGTTAAAAGTAGATATCTGTAAGTATCTGTATGATGAAGACGACGAGCTGAAACAGATGATGGGTGTAGAGAACCAGTCAGTTTAGGGAAGATGAACAGAGAAACATACTCTTTCGTGAGAAAGCTCAGATGTGATCATGATGATGTTACTGTCATGGTACTGGTTCATTGACCCACAGCTTTGAGTTTATTTAGGTCCATGACGTATTTTGTAGaatgtgtttttgcagtgtttggTCTTGTTCTTTCTTTATAGAGTTATTGCTATTCTTATGTTCAGTTTGAAGCCCTGATgtctattgattttttttttttcctttcggGTCCTGTTTGCCTTGGTATTGCTTCTGCGTGTCCTCCTCAGTATCTCCTGCGTCATTTTGCCACCCAGTGGagtctgtcttgtcttgtttATTTGCCCGTTTCCACAGGCATGtgggcatctgtgtgtgtgtctggtttcCCTCACCCTCTCTGTCCCTCACTCTCTCACCCTCGTTCTGTGTCTTCCTAGTCGTGTCTCTGAGTTTCGTCTCCCTTTGCTTACATGTTCTTGCCTGGGTCTCTATGTGAGTGTcacttgttgttttattttgacagtacCTTATCTCATGTGTGTTATGTTCAGTTTGGCTTCCCTTGTTTTGGCAGATTTGTTCCTGATGTCTTTCCACCTGTTGTCCATCCTCTCCTAATctggtgtatttaagtcctcagattgtttctgtttgttgtccGTCTTTGTGTTGGTCCTCCTGTCATGGAGCCTGAGGGGCAGCACTGATAGTCgccagtatttttacatcttgATTTCACTGTTGTAGCATGAGTACTGGGAATG
The DNA window shown above is from Astatotilapia calliptera chromosome 11, fAstCal1.2, whole genome shotgun sequence and carries:
- the LOC113032267 gene encoding C-X-C chemokine receptor type 3-like isoform X2; its protein translation is MRGFKYMDMAQLHVETDGILKSDDYLEYGQNNTRDYDYDYDAANTVNNTTVFTVFNSTVDNVPVERGSEAVWVPALYAVVFFVGILGNIILLRVLVQKRRQWSLSDTFILHLSFMDILLLLMLPFWAAQTTQLCDSFWGIFSRVFGVVFKLNYYCGIFLLVCISLQNYLSVIRDIQLYSHGRHWLVHISCLLVWLISVLLTAPDWIFLVGKNNYTEVNTCVNIYPQSGTDWQLWSRLLHHIFGLVLPGLMLMIFCSHMLRRQCSCNGLPIPRNVTVILSLVVVFCLCWMPYNFILVLDTLQNRLRDPPNDSQEGSESSLKTLLTVTSALGCLHASLRPLLYLGLCGNFRQHLLAMLRCSKTEPKGSLWDLGVGQRQQPDHGQDQQEELERMMAVENLLA
- the LOC113032267 gene encoding C-X-C chemokine receptor type 3-like isoform X1 codes for the protein MRGFKVRVRIVCMIYMDMAQLHVETDGILKSDDYLEYGQNNTRDYDYDYDAANTVNNTTVFTVFNSTVDNVPVERGSEAVWVPALYAVVFFVGILGNIILLRVLVQKRRQWSLSDTFILHLSFMDILLLLMLPFWAAQTTQLCDSFWGIFSRVFGVVFKLNYYCGIFLLVCISLQNYLSVIRDIQLYSHGRHWLVHISCLLVWLISVLLTAPDWIFLVGKNNYTEVNTCVNIYPQSGTDWQLWSRLLHHIFGLVLPGLMLMIFCSHMLRRQCSCNGLPIPRNVTVILSLVVVFCLCWMPYNFILVLDTLQNRLRDPPNDSQEGSESSLKTLLTVTSALGCLHASLRPLLYLGLCGNFRQHLLAMLRCSKTEPKGSLWDLGVGQRQQPDHGQDQQEELERMMAVENLLA
- the LOC113032267 gene encoding C-X-C chemokine receptor type 3-like isoform X3, yielding MDMAQLHVETDGILKSDDYLEYGQNNTRDYDYDYDAANTVNNTTVFTVFNSTVDNVPVERGSEAVWVPALYAVVFFVGILGNIILLRVLVQKRRQWSLSDTFILHLSFMDILLLLMLPFWAAQTTQLCDSFWGIFSRVFGVVFKLNYYCGIFLLVCISLQNYLSVIRDIQLYSHGRHWLVHISCLLVWLISVLLTAPDWIFLVGKNNYTEVNTCVNIYPQSGTDWQLWSRLLHHIFGLVLPGLMLMIFCSHMLRRQCSCNGLPIPRNVTVILSLVVVFCLCWMPYNFILVLDTLQNRLRDPPNDSQEGSESSLKTLLTVTSALGCLHASLRPLLYLGLCGNFRQHLLAMLRCSKTEPKGSLWDLGVGQRQQPDHGQDQQEELERMMAVENLLA